From Paenibacillus thermoaerophilus:
AGGGCGAGGTGCGCGGTTATGTCGACCTGAAGCGGCAGTACCGAATTCGTAACGGCGAGCTCGAATTCGCGATCGATACCGGCCTGCAGATCGGCGACACGATCCTGCAGGAGATGCTGTCCCGCAACGCCGGGGAACGCATGCGCAGCATCGTCACCACCATACAGCGCGAGCAGAACGCCGTCATCCGCGACGACCATTCGCCCGTGCTGATCGTACAGGGTGCGGCCGGCAGCGGCAAGACGTCGATCGCCCTGCAGCGCGTCGCATATCTGCTGTACAAATACCGCAAACGGATCCAAGCGGAACATATCGTGCTGTTCTCGCCGAACCTTCTGTTCGCGGATTACGTGTCGGGGGTTCTCCCGGAGCTGGGCGAGTCGAACATGCGCCAGATGACGTTCCACGACTACGCGGCCGGCCGGATCGGCAAGCAGCTTCACGTCGAGGACCGGTACGCGCTTATGGAAAAGCTGCTCGCCGAAACCGACGAGACGGAGCGGGCCCGGCGGGAAGCCTGCATCCGGTTCAAAACGTCGGCGGACTACATGCGCATCATTCTTCGCTACATCGGGCACTTGGAGCGCGAAGGCGCCATATTCCGCGACGTCATCTACCGGACGAAGCCGATCGTGACGGCCGAGACGCTGAGAGACTGGTTCTACGGCCGTTATGCGGCGGAACCGGCGCACGTCCGGCTGGACAAGATGAAGGAAAAGATTGTGGACGCGGTGAAGGTTTACGCCGTACGGCAAACGAAACGGGTATTCCGCCAGCTCCAAAACGATCCCCGTTACCTCGGCACCGACAAAGAATTGATGGATTGGGCGAAAAGGCGCGTCGGGGAACGGATCGACGAGATTCTCGAAGAGGTCGGGGCTTTCGGCTTCGTGGACATTCCGGCGATGTACCGGCAACTGCTGGAGGACGAAGCGCTGTTCCGGCGTATGGCCGAAGCGGCGGGAGCCGCCGTGCCGCCGGACTGGACTTCCATGAAGACCTACGCGCTGGAATGGCTGTCGCGGTCGACCGTGCCTTACGAGGACGCGACAGCCCTCCTGTACATGAAGGAGTCTCTGGAAGGGCTTCAGACGTTTAATCCGGTCCGCCACGTCCTCGTCGACGAGGTACAGGATTACGACGTGTTTCAGTTGTACGTGCTCCGCAAGCTGTTCCCGCGGGCCCGGTTCACCCTGCTCGGCGACCTGAACCAATCGATTCTCGCGGAAGCCGGATTAACCGGATACGGTCCGGTCGAAGACGTATTCGGGCGGGAGCATTGCCGGACGTTCCGTCTGACGCGCAGCTACCGCTCGACCATGGAGATTTCGGCGTTTACCACCTCGCTGCTTCCCGAGGGCGAACCGGTCGAGCCGGTCACACGGTCGGGCCGCCGTCCCGCGCTCGTCATCGCGTCCGACGCCGGGCGTATGACGCAGCTTGCCGCCCGGGACGCCGCCGCCTTGCTGGCGGACGGGCTGCAGTCCGTCGCCGTCATCTGCCGCACGCAGGCGGACGCTTACCGTGCGCACGCCGCGCTGCGGGCCGAAGGCGCGGCGGCGCGGCTGCTGACCCGGGACGATGCGCGGCTGGGCTCCGGCCTGCTCGTCCTCCCGTCTTACCTGGCCAAAGGACTCGAGTTCGACGCCGTGCTTGTATGGGACGCATCGGCCGGCACGTATGTCCGCGAGTCGGAGCGCCGGCTGTTTTATACGGTATGCACGCGGGCGCTTCACACGCTGCGCTTGTATGCGGTCGGCGAGCCAAGCCGTTTCGTCGCCGAAGCCGATCCGGAGCTGTACGACGTCGAATCGTAAAGTCGGCAACCCGGCATATATCCGCCCGAACCGGCACATGGCAATAAAGCCGCTTTGACCCGCAGCCTGCGGGTCAAAGCGGCTTTTGCGCTATCTCTCCGCCACATCGGCGAGAATGGCGTCCCCGCCTTTGCCGACTTTGACGATCGCGTATCGGACCCGTTCCTTCAGAGCCTTGCCTTCGCCCTCGGGAACGTAAAAGTGCTCGATTCCGTATTCCACCCGGCCGGGCAGACCTTGGGTTCTCCCCGTGATCCAGACCAGATCCGTACGGGCGGCCGCTCCCGTCTCCGTCTCGCGCAATCGGCCGTTCAAGCGGTACGCTCCCGCGTACCGGTAGATCCCCTCCCCGCGATCGGGAGCGAGCGCAACCGATATGCGTCTGCCCGGCCGCCACTCCCTGTCTTCGCCGGCCGCCTCGCCGAACGGACTTCTCTCGAACTCGAACAATTCGCCGATCTCGTAGCTCAAGAGGAGATAATCTCCCTGCAGCAGCGATCTCGGGGCTTCGGACGACAGTCTCAGCTTGATCTCGGTTCCTTTCGCCAGCAGCGTCTCGCTCTTCGCGGCTTGCACGCCCAGCAGCGCAAGCTGCAAGACGATCAGCGCGGCCCACCATCTCCGGCCGACCCGGCGTTCGGGACGCGGGAACGCATAACCCGACCGTTTCTGCAAGGCAAAGGTGACGAACAGCACGATCAGGCCGAGTCCGGCCAATGCCGCCGATTTGTGCAGCAGCTTCCAGGCGAGATCGTAATAGAGGTGTACGAAAAACATCGCCCAAGCGGCCAAGGCCGTCCGGTACCGGAACGTGTCGCTTCTTTTCTGCGCCAGCAGCACGGCCGCCGTGACGACGGCGATAAACAAACCGTTGTAGAAGACATAAGCGCCGTTGACGGCGCGCTCTTCCAGTAGAATGGCGTAGAGCGACACCCAGCCGCCGATCCATGCCAGCCGGCGGAGCCATTCGTGCAGGAAGCCCGCATAAGCCGCGCCCAGATTGACCAGTCCAATCGCCAGCCAGACGGCCGAATTGTTATCGGCCCACAGCTTCAGCAGCGGCCACGCCAGCGCGTTCAGCCAGATCCAGGTCATCAGCTTGGCTCCGACCGAACTTGTCTTCCACAGGTACAAGGCGAGCGCCGCGATCAGCGCCAGCGCATAAGCGGGCTCGTGATT
This genomic window contains:
- a CDS encoding GDYXXLXY domain-containing protein, with protein sequence MGLKQRGYQLGYTGALILLLGAVIFFFASNWPALGRQVKIGCSLGLMLAFYLFPAVFRTWLPAWTIAGGTVAFGVSAALIGQIYNSHADSYVLFAVWFLPALLFWLLTKYRTYAVMAFILLELTAGSYADEVWDASSLAFQLSFAGLNALLFAAAWTGLGGRSLAAWLPYPTLVLFHAAMLAASVIDWQSPGLSWTVNLGYAALIGASVAAFGRNGKHRALWMLSAFASGVFVLFKFVELAAHYWNKSFLLAGLIAAAGLVAGAAHFVRKLRHSAKSRDERWARYASRVLVAVVSAVASLIGTSCLIGLLVLLFEDIDERFFYGAGLLWIAGSLAVSSRYDVVRHAIWLTGTLMAGGVAFIKALNHEPAYALALIAALALYLWKTSSVGAKLMTWIWLNALAWPLLKLWADNNSAVWLAIGLVNLGAAYAGFLHEWLRRLAWIGGWVSLYAILLEERAVNGAYVFYNGLFIAVVTAAVLLAQKRSDTFRYRTALAAWAMFFVHLYYDLAWKLLHKSAALAGLGLIVLFVTFALQKRSGYAFPRPERRVGRRWWAALIVLQLALLGVQAAKSETLLAKGTEIKLRLSSEAPRSLLQGDYLLLSYEIGELFEFERSPFGEAAGEDREWRPGRRISVALAPDRGEGIYRYAGAYRLNGRLRETETGAAARTDLVWITGRTQGLPGRVEYGIEHFYVPEGEGKALKERVRYAIVKVGKGGDAILADVAER
- the helD gene encoding RNA polymerase recycling motor HelD, producing the protein MDERELQAERLRLKAVTAVIRKQLDEWEQTERKRKSDMNELAKHLWEEVTIDPQASAESAVSLSQQTQVWAELHRSYGHASAMRQALEAALPSPYFARIDFREEGQSAAEPVYIGKRSIVDEASGRYLTLDWRAPLAGVYYDYGLGEARYETPEGEVRGYVDLKRQYRIRNGELEFAIDTGLQIGDTILQEMLSRNAGERMRSIVTTIQREQNAVIRDDHSPVLIVQGAAGSGKTSIALQRVAYLLYKYRKRIQAEHIVLFSPNLLFADYVSGVLPELGESNMRQMTFHDYAAGRIGKQLHVEDRYALMEKLLAETDETERARREACIRFKTSADYMRIILRYIGHLEREGAIFRDVIYRTKPIVTAETLRDWFYGRYAAEPAHVRLDKMKEKIVDAVKVYAVRQTKRVFRQLQNDPRYLGTDKELMDWAKRRVGERIDEILEEVGAFGFVDIPAMYRQLLEDEALFRRMAEAAGAAVPPDWTSMKTYALEWLSRSTVPYEDATALLYMKESLEGLQTFNPVRHVLVDEVQDYDVFQLYVLRKLFPRARFTLLGDLNQSILAEAGLTGYGPVEDVFGREHCRTFRLTRSYRSTMEISAFTTSLLPEGEPVEPVTRSGRRPALVIASDAGRMTQLAARDAAALLADGLQSVAVICRTQADAYRAHAALRAEGAAARLLTRDDARLGSGLLVLPSYLAKGLEFDAVLVWDASAGTYVRESERRLFYTVCTRALHTLRLYAVGEPSRFVAEADPELYDVES